One genomic segment of Fundulus heteroclitus isolate FHET01 chromosome 10, MU-UCD_Fhet_4.1, whole genome shotgun sequence includes these proteins:
- the rab40b gene encoding ras-related protein Rab-40B yields MSHRTRTSPIRAYDFLLKFLLVGDSDVGKGEILESLQDGASESPYGYNLGIDYKTTTILLDGRRVKLQLWDTSGQGRFCTIFRSYSRGAQGVILVYDITNRWSFDGIDRWIKEIDEHAPGVPKILVGNRLHLAYKRQVTTEQAQVYAEKLGVTFFEVSPLCNFNITESFTELARIVLMRHGMERLWKPNKVLSLQDLCCRSIVSCTPVHLVDKLPLPLTLKSHLKSFSMANGLNARMMHGRSYSVTAAAHHSAARRSGGTLLKKPKLTRPPPLSPTTQSCRNSCKIS; encoded by the exons ATGAgccacagaaccagaaccagcccgATCCGAGCCTACGACTTCCTGCTCAAGTTCCTGCTGGTGGGAGATAGCGATGTGGGGAAGGGAGAGATCCTGGAGAGTCTGCAGGACGGAGCGTCCGAGTCTCCGTACGGGTACAACCTGG GAATCGACTACAAGACGACGACCATCCTCCTGGACGGGAGGCGAGTCAAGCTGCAGCTCTG ggATACATCCGGGCAGGGTCGGTTCTGCACCATATTCAGATCCTATTCCAGAGGAGCACAG GGAGTAATCCTGGTGTATGACATCACCAACCGCTGGTCCTTCGATGGGATCGACAGGTGGATCAAAGAGATCGATGAG CATGCTCCGGGAGTGCCTAAAATCCTGGTGGGGAACCGCCTTCACCTGGCCTACAAGCGTCAGGTGACCACGGAGCAGGCGCAGGTGTACGCCGAGAAGCTGGGCGTCACCTTCTTTGAGGTGAGCCCGCTCTGCAACTTCAACATCACCGAGTCGTTCACAGAGCTCGCCCGGATCGTCCTCATGAGGCACGGCATGGAGCGGCTGTGGAAGCCCAACAAAG TGCTAAGTCTTCAGGACCTCTGCTGCCGCTCCATCGTCTCCTGCACCCCCGTCCACCTGGTGGACAAGCTGCCCCTCCCCCTCACTCTCAAGTCCCACCTCAAGTCCTTCTCCATGGCCAACGGCCTCAACGCTCGCATGATGCACGGACGCTCCTACTCCGTCACCGCTGCCGCTCACCACAGCGCCGCCAGGAGGAGCGGAGGGACATTGCTGAAAAAGCCGAAACTGACCCGACCGCCGCCCCTCAGCCCGACTACGCAGAGCTGCAGAAACAGCTGCAAAATATCCTAA